ATTGCGTTTTTAAGTTGTTGCGACATTGCTGTATCCGGAGCCAGAAAAACAGCGAGAAATGCTACAACAGACACAAATAAATTTAATATATATATCCTTTTAGGACTATATACAAGTGTTTTGTTTTGTTTCATTATTAAATACATTAAGTTAGGTTAACACCATTAACATTAAAAAATAAAAGTTTATAGAGCTTGGGGCTTATAAAAAATTAAATAGTTTCCGAAATTAAGTAATATTTTTATGCTGTAAGATTAAAATCGTTAAACGTAATTTATACTCGATTAAAAGATAAATGGCCTTTTTTTGAAACCCATAGCTTCAATTACGGCTTCACTAATAAGCTTGTTTTTGTTTTTGTTTAGAGTTACTTTCCGGATATTTAAATAGCATTATCATTAATACATTATTTCAATTTTGCTGATGTTTTTTTAATGGGTTAATAATGATTTTTTTCGGACATTAACTACATCTTTTTGGTCTTTGCGCTTTTTGTTTCGTAAGATTAGGATGGCCGGATGAATGATTTGGGAATCATTTTTCTGTAAATAAAAAAGCCCCTCAATGTTGAGGGGCTTTACTTTTATAATAATTTTAAAAATTATCTTTTAATAACTCTTTGGGTTCTTACTTCTTCACCTTGCGTTACAATAACATTGTAAACTCCTGACGAATAGTTATTACCTACTTGAATTTGAGATACTTCATTTGGATTAACATCACGTTTTTCGATTAATCTTCCTGTCATATCATAAACAGACACGCTAACTTGTGCTTCACTTGAAGTGATTAAGCTTAATTTGAAGTTATCAGTGTACGGATTAGGTGCCACGATAACTGATAAACCTTTAACTTCATTTGCTGATGATGCGTTCATTCTTACTGCTACTGGTTGAGCAGGACAAGGAGTAACATCCCAACCTACAAACACTTTACATTCATCAAATACATTATTCAAGGCGTCTACAACATTAGTAATAGCTGAAAGACTAACACCTCCTTCAGAACTATTAATACCATCTGCATTACCTAGAGCACGATTAGCTAAATCAATTAACCCACCCACTGTTTTGTCTCCATTTCCATTTGGTGTAATAGCATTCACCACAGCAGCAGGGATAGTTTTATAGGTGTATTCATTAACTGTATTAACCCAAACTCCAAACTCATCGTAGTGACCACAAATTCTTTCAACCGGCTCTTTTGAACCACAACCACCAAGTGGATTAGCTGTTGCAAGAGTACCTGCCTGTAATACAAACCCACTTAAATTTGTTGTAAGGCTGATATTAGCATTCAATGCTAAAGTCATCGTTTGAGCAAGTAATGCATTATTGATTACACCACTTCTCAATAGAGAATTCGGTAATGAACAAACACTATTGTTTCCAGCCGGAAGTTCTTTTGATGGACCACCGCCAGGTAATTTGTCAATAATACAACTTACAGCACCCGGAGCAGTCATAAATACTGAACGTCCAGGCAAACCAACGGTAATTGTTCCACCAGCATTTGCCAAACATTGAGCAATCATTTGTGCTGTAGTTAAATGCCCAACTTCTCCGTCACACATTGAACCACCTGAAGTACCGTAAGCACCTTGAGTGTATGTACAGAATGCTTCACAAGGAATCAAATCAACAGTTATTTCGCTTGTAGCCTCACAACCATTTGCATCTTTAACTACTACAGTATGTTGGCCTGTACTTAAATTAGCAAAAGTATAAGGAGAAGCTTGTTCTGTAAATGCCCCACCATCTATACTAACACTATAAACTCCTGTTCCACCAGAGAATGTTGCTTCAACACTACCGGTAGCAGTATTAGCACATATTTCAGGTAATGAAGTTAAGCTAAGCTCAACAGCTGTCGGAATAGTGATAGATACTTGTTTAGTATCAGTACAGCCGTTAGCATCTGTAGCCACGATAGTGTATACTCCTGAAGCAGAAGCAGAGAATGGTGAAGTTTCTGCGTTACCGTTTACAGTATACGTTTTAACTCCTGTTCCGCCGGTAGCACTAAATGTAATTGTACCATTTCCGCCATAACATAGAGGATTAGTTCCTTCAGCCGTTAAATCAACTTTAGTTGGAATAGCAATCGTTACTGTTTTAGTATCGGTACATCCGTTAGCATCTGTAGCTACAATAGTGTATACTCCTGAAGCAGACACTGAGAATGGTGAAGTAGCTGCATTACCGTTTACAGTATACGTTTTAGCTCCTGTTCCTCCGGTAGCACTGAAAGTAATTGAACCATTTCCTCCAAAACATAATGGATTAGTACCATTAGCAGTCAATTCTACTTTAGTAGGGATAGTGATTGTTACTTGTTTTGTATCGGTACATCCGTTAGCATCTGTAGCAACTATAGTATAAACTCCTGAAGCAGCTGCTGAGAATGGTGAAGTTGCTGCGTTACCGTTTACAGTATACGTTTTAGCTCCTGTTCCACCGGTAGCACTGAAAGTAATTGAACCATTTCCTCCAAAACATAATGGATTAGTTCCATTAGCAGTCAATTCTACTTTAGTTGGAATAGTAATCGTTACTTGTTTGGTATCAGTACATCCGTTAGCATCTGTAGCTACAATAGTGTAAACTCCAGCTCCTAATCCCGTTGCCGGTGAGGTAGCTGCATTACCGTTTACAGTATACGTTTTAGCTCCTGTTCCGCCGGTAGCACTGAAAGTAATTGAACCTGTACCACCGAAACACAATGGGTTGGTTCCATTAGCAGTCAATTCTACTTTAGTTGGGATAGTAATCGTTACTTGTTTTGTATCGGTACATCCGTTAGCATCTGTAGCCACGATAGTGTAAACTCCGGCTCCTAATCCCGTTGCCGGTGAAGTAGCCACGTTACCATTTACAGTATACGTTTTAGCTCCTGTTCCGCCGGTAGCGCTGAAAGTAATTGAACCTGTTCCACCAAAACACAATGGGTTGGTTCCATTAGCAGTCAATTCTACTTTAGTTGGAATAGTAATAGTTACTTGTTTTGTATCGGTACATCCGTTAGCATCTGTAGCTACAATAGTGTAAACTCCTGAAGCAGACGCTGAGAATGGTGAAGTAGCTGCGTTACCGTTTACAGTATACGTTTTAGCTCCTGTTCCACCGGTAGCACTGAAAGTAATTGAACCATTTCCTCCAAAACATAATGGATTAGTTCCATTAGCAGTCAATTCTACTTTAGTTGGAATAGTAATCGTTACTTGTTTGGTATCAGTACATCCGTTAGCATCTGTAGCTACAATAGTGTAAACTCCAGCTCCTAATCCCGTTGCCGGTGAGGTAGCTGCATTACCGTTTACAGTATACGTTTTAGCTCCTGTTCCGCCGGTAGCACTGAAAGTAATTGAACCTGTACCACCGAAACACAATGGGTTGGTTCCATTAGCAGTCAATTCTACTTTAGTTGGGATAGTAATCGTTACTTGTTTTGTATCGGTACATCCGTTAGCATCTGTAGCTACAATAGTGTAAACTCCTGAAGCAGAAGCTGAGAATGGTGAAGTGGCTGCGTTACCGTTTACAGTATACGTTTTAGATCCTGTTCCGCCGGTAGCACTGAAAGTAATTGAACCATTACCACCAAAACACAATGGATTGGTTCCATTAGCAGTCAATTCTACTTTAGTTGGAATAGTAATAGTTACTTGTTTAGTATCAGTACATCCGTTAGCATCTGTAGCTACAATAGTGTAAACTCCTGAAGCAGACGCTGAGAATGGTGAAGTAGCTGCGTTACCGTTTACAGTATACGTTTTAGCTCCTGTTCCACCGGTAGCACTGAAAGTAATTGAACCATTTCCTCCAAAACATAATGGATTTGTACCATTAGCAGTCAATTCTACTTTAGTTGGAATAGTGATTGTTACCTGTTTTGTATCGGTACATCCGTTAGCATCTGTAGCTACAATAGTGTAAACTCCAGCTCCTAATCCCGTTGCCGGTGAAGTAGCTGCGTTACCGTTTACTGTATAGGTTTTAGCTCCTGTTCCTCCGGTTGCACTGAAAGTAATTGAACCTGTACCACCGAAACATAATGGATTAGTTCCATTAGCTGTTAAATCTACTTTAGTAGGGATAGTGATTGTTACTTGTTTTGTATCAGTACATCCGTTAGCGTCAGTAGCTACGATAGTGTAAACTCCTGAAGCAGATGCTGAGAATGGTGAAGTGGCTGCGTTACCGTTTACAGTATACGTTTTAGCCCCTGTTCCACCGGTAGCACTAAAAGTAATTGAACCATTTCCTCCAAAACACAATGGATTTGTTCCATTAGCAGTCAATTCGACTTTGGTTGGGATAGTAATCGTTACTTGTTTGGTATCTGTACATCCGTTGGCATCTGTAGCAACAATAGTGTAAACTCCTGAAGCAGCTGCTGAGAATGGTGAAGTAGCGGCATTACCGTTTACAGTATATGTTTTAGCTCCTGTTCCGCCTGTAGCACTGAAAGTAATTGAACCATTTCCTCCGAAACACAATGGATCAGTTCCGTTAGCTGTTAAGTCAACTTTGGTTGGGATAATAATCGTTACTTGTTTGGTATCAGTACATCCGTTGGCATCTGTAGCCACGATAGTGTAAACTCCTGCTGCTAATCCCGTTGCCGGTGAAGTAGCGGCATTACCATTTACAGTATATGTTTTAGCTCCTGTTCCGCCTGTAGCACTGAAAGTAATTGAACCTGTACCGCCGAAACACAATGGGTTTGTTCCGTTAGCCGTTAATTCTACTTTAGTTGGAATAGTAATCGTTACTTGTTTGGTATCAGTACATCCGTTAGCATCTGTAGCCACAATGGTATAAGTACCCGCTGCAGAAGCTGAGAATGGTGAAGTAGCGGCATTACCGTTTACAGTATACGTTTTAGCTCCTGTTCCACCGGTAGCACTGAAAGTAATTGAACCATTTCCTCCAAAACACAATGGATCAGTTCCGTTAGCTGTTAAGTCAACTTTGGTTGGAATAGTAATCGTTACTTGTTTTGTATCAGTACATCCGTTAGCATCTGTAGCTACAATGGTATAAGTACCCGCTGCAGAAGCTGAGAATGGTGAAGTAGCTGCATTACCGTTTACAGTATACGTTTTAGCTCCTGTTCCGCCGGTAGCACTAAAGGTTATAGAACCATTTCCGCCAAAACACAATGGATCAGTTCCATTAGCCGTTAAGTCAACTTTTGTTGGGATAGTAATCGTTACTTGTTTGGTATCAGTACATCCGTTAGCATCTGTAGCTACAATAGTATAAGTACCCGCTGCAGAAGCTGAGAATGGTGAAGTAGCTGCATTACCGTTTACAGTAAACGTTTTAACTCCTGTTCCACCGGTAGCACTGAAAGTAATTGAACCATTTCCTCCAAAACACAATGGATCAGTTCCGTTAGCTGTTAAGTCAACTTTGGTTGGAATAGTAATCGTTACTTGTTTTGTATCAGTACATCCGTTAGAATCTGTAGCTACAATGGTATAAGTACCCGCTGCAGAAGCTGAGAATGGTGAAGTAGCTGCATTACCGTTTACAGTATACGTTTTAGCTCCTGTTCCGCCGGTAGCACTAAAGGTTATAGAACCATTTCCGCCAAAACACAATGGATCAGTTCCATTAGCCGTTAAGTCAACTTTTGTTGGGATAGTAATCGTTACTTGTTTGGTATCAGTACATCCGTTAGCATCTGTTGCTACAATAGTATAAGTACCCGCTGCAGAAGCTGAGAATGGTGAAGTAGCTGCATTACCGTTTACAGTATACGTTTTAGCCCCTGTTCCGCCGGTAGCACTAAAAGTTATAGAACCATTTCCTCCAAAACACAATGGATTTGTACCATTAGCAGTTAAATCAACTTTAGATGGAATTGTGATAGTCACTTGTTTAGTATCAGTACATCCATTAGCATCTGTAGCTACAATAGTATAAGTACCAGAAGCTGACGCAGAGAATGGTGAAGTTGCTGCGTTACCGTTTACTGTATACGTTTTAGCTCCTGTTCCTCCTGTAGCACTGAAAGTAATTGAACCATTTCCGCCAAAACACAATGGACTAGTTCCGTTAGCAGTCAATTCTACTTTAGTTGGAATTGTTACTACCACTGGCGCACTCGGATTAGATGGACAACCATTTTCGGTGGTCACAACCACTGAATAACTTCCGGACACCGTAGCATTAAAACTAGCGACATTACCTGGGTTACTGGCAGTTGCCGGTACCGTCCAAGTATACGTATAAACCCCAGCAGGACTAGGTGTTGCAGTAACTGTAGAACTTTGTCCAAAACAAGACACTGGCGTTGCAGCCACTGTTGCCGATGGAACTCCTCCTAAACCACCACCAACAAAGTCATCCAATGTTGCAGTAATCTCCTGAGAGGATCTCGTTTCTAGTAAGAATTTTGAAAAACATGCTCCTACGTTTCCTAATTGAGCAAGGTCTACATATCCTTCATAAAATTCATTTAAACCATATTGTGTAGTATTGGTCGTATTGTCATTATTATTTTTATCTTTAAAAAACCAGCCTGTTGGCACTGGCGTGTTAACAGTATTATTCTCAGCCACCTGAGCAGAGAACGTCTTTAAATTAAAAGCAGGATTATCAGCATAATTACCTCCTGTTCCTACCCACTCCAAAACGGTTACCGCTCCAATATTACCACCGTTGGTAAAATTCGCAAGTACAAGGATATCACCAATTACAGGTGGTAAATGCTTAGCAGGAGTAAAAAGGTTAACGCCGTTTACTGTTTCCGGATGGGTACCATCCTGAAAGAACCAAAATCCAATTTGAGCATCCCCACTATTGGATATTCTATCCCCTGCGAACACTATAAATGGTCCTCCAGTGGCAACTGAACCGTCAGATCGTATAACCTGACCCGGTTGAAGAATAACAGCTGCTGCATTGGCAATGTCATTCTTGTCTTTAGCTGTCCCTAGTTTCCAAAACCAGTTGTTGGCATAGAAGAAATCTTTTTCATTTCCCGCAAAAATATCATCCTGATTGATAATATTGAATTTGTCGGCAACGTGAATAATTCCAGCTTGATTCCATTCCCCAGGGAATGAAGTAGTTAACCCATCAATTTTGACAGTCTGGGCGGTTAAAAAATTAGTAAACAAAAAAAGCACAAATAACAAAACGATGCTAATCATACTTTGACTTTTTGAACTACTACTTTTGGTGTAAGTTTCTCCCAAAACTCCTGTTTTGGAAAAATCTAACTTAAGACCACTTTCTCCTGCGCCTGAGGCATAACTCTCGCGGCAGGGAAATCCTAAATTACGCAATAAAGTACTGTTTTTCATAATGTTAAGTATTTAGTAATACCACATCATGAGTAAATTTAGGTTTTTAGTATTTTTGGGACAAGCATTAAAAGAATAAGTGTCTTTTTTAAACTTCAATCTTGGTGAAAGACAAACAGTAGATTCTTATTGGGATGTTAAAATTAAGTATTAATAGCAGTTTATGTTAAAATTGGCATAAGTTTTCTACAAACAATTCTATTTCATCGACAAACTGCATAAAAACTCAAAAATGATTTAATGCTAAGTCAATAATTAAGTTTAAAATCAGTTAAACAACGGTGGTGTTTTAACCTATAAAACTAAGATTTTTAGAGCGTTGTATCCGGTTAAGACAAATTCTTTTTATAAGTTCGCCTTCTTTTAAAGGTTACCGGATCAAAATGCTTCCACATATTGTGTATGGCGTGATTGTCTTCCAACTCAGGAGTTCGGATACAGTTTTGAATCCCTTTTTCTTTGAAGAGATGGTAATATTCATTAAAAATGATAGCGGTAACCCCTTTACTTTGATATTCAGGATCTATACCTATTAAATAGAATAGTACATCTTTGCTTTCATTTTTGGCTTTAAGCAAATGATAGAACCCTAAAGGAAACAATTTCCCGTTGGCTTTTTGTAGCGCTTCTGAAAAACTAGGCATTACTATACTGAAGGCAATCATATTGTGATTTTTATCTTCAATAAACTTGATGTATTCCGGATTGATAAAGCTGATGTATTTTTTTTTAAAATATTCCTTTTGCACATCAGTTATGGCTACAAAGGAAGAAAGGCCGGCATAACTGGAATTAAACAAATCAAACATCTTATCCACATAGGGCATGATGTCATTGGTATTAGTAAAATTCAGAGCTTTTAATTCGTAGCGCTTTTTGATAAGTTCCTGAGCTTTTACGAAAAATTCAGTCTTCACATTTGAAAAAGGAAACTTGTTTTCGAGGTATTCTTTCTCCTTGACATAACCCAATTTCTCTAAGTGCTCCTTATAATAAGGAAAATTATACCAAGTAATCATCGAACCGATTTCATCAAACCCTTCAGTCAAGACACCAACTTTATCCAAATTGGAAAATCCCATTGGTCCCTCGACATATTCGAGGTTGTTGCTTTTTCCGAATTCATAAACTTTTTCTAATAAGGCTTTAGTCACTTCTACATCATCAATAACATCCCACCAACCAAAACGCACTTTCTTTTTCTGTTGCTCGTTTACTTCACTCCAATTAATGATAGCAGCTATTCGCCCAACAATTTTTCCATCGCGATATGCCAAATAGAAATGAGCATCAGCTGTAGTAAAAGCAGGATTTTTAGTTTTATCAAATGAATCTAACTCATCATTAATCAAAGGCGGAACCCAGTATGGATGATTTTTATATAAGACAAACGGAAATTTCACAAAATCTTTCAGCAGTTTTTTGCTATTGGCTTCAACTATGGTAATCATTATGGTTTGGTGTTTTCTAATTCTACTTCGTCTTTGCGCTTTTTACCTTTATCTTTTTTCGATTTTTTATCTTTCTTATCCTTAGGATCTTTTTGATTTTTAACGCGTTTGTAATTCGTTTCATAATTACTGTCAAAACGCCAGGAAAGACCAACATTCCCTGATAATAATGATGGTGTATCTTTCACGTTTTTACTCAGAGAAGCATCGAGTTGAATATTTTCCCGAACCAAATAGGCCGCTCCCAATCTGAAGACATTATCGGCATAATAGTCGCTTTTGTAGGCCTGCATTTCCAAAAAAGCAGACCAGCGCATATTGAACCCTCTGGTCATTGTGGTAATCCACCCCAAGGTTGGGTACTTAGTCATGTATTTATCCGCTATAATATTATTGACCCAAACCCATTTAGTACCAAAATGATGCTGCGTAATTACCATTACTTTCGGACTGATGGCTTTGTCTCCTTCAAAAGTAAACGGATTAGGTCCTATCTTTAAATTCAAACCACCATACACGGCTACTGCCGGAATAAATTGCTTCCAACTGAACTTGTGATTGGCTTTCCAGCTATACAAATTGGGCTTATCTTCTTTGATAAACGGATCATAAACTAAATATTTTACACCAATGGTAAATTGCTTCAAACCACCACGAGTATCGTCAACCAGTGGAGCTTGGTACCAATCGTATTGGTATTGTGTGTTTAAATTAAATTCGAATTGATCAAAAAAAGCTCCATACCGTACATCTATTTCTGTACCGAAACCATTGGCTTCATACCGCGCTAAATCATGCTTTTCGCGAACACCATACACCCCACCTTCTGCCTGAATTACTGTTTTCCCTACAGAGAAAGCCGACATCGATTTTCCCGGTCGATTGGAATTAATAAGGTCAGTATATTGGGCGTATTGCGAAACCGAAATCAGCAGAAAACCAATGACAAAAAATCTTTTTAGGTACCTCATATGTTGTGAAAATTAAGCAGGATAACTTAGTGTTTCAAAAGTAGTATTTTTTATTATTTATTTAAGAAGTCAAAGCGAAAATTACATTAAGGAATTTAGTATTTTTGACAAAAATTTTTTATTCAATGGAAACCGCATCTTTTAGTGGCCTTTTAGAAACCATTTTATTCATCTTTGCTTTTTACTACGTTGTAAAGTTCTTAGCGCGTTTGTTTTTACCAATAATGGCGCAAAAAATGATGGAAAAAGCCGCCGATCAATTTCAACAACAGCAACAAAATTACCAACAACAACATACATCTCAAAATACTAACTCTGAAAAACCAAAAGAGAAAAAAGTAGTAGGCGAATATGTTGATTTCGAAGAAATTGAATAGTTAAACCAAACCTCCCTTCAAACCAAATAAATGAAGCAACTTCAAAAATTTTACCCGCATTTTTTAGCCATCATTGGTTTTATCACCATCTCATTAATTTACTTTTATCCGGTACTGCAAGGCAAAAAAATCTTCCAATCCGATATCGTTCAATATACCGGAATGGCCAAAGAACAAAACGATTTTCGAGCTGAATATCACACAGAACCTTATTGGACCAATTCCGCTTTTGGGGGTATGCCAACGTATCAAATGGGAGCCAATTATCCGCACGATTATATTGGTAAACTGGATGATGCTTTGCGTTTCTTACCAAGACCGGCAGATTATGTATTTCTGTACTTTTTAGGATTTTACGCCTTATTACTGGTTTTCAGAGCTGATCCGTTAAAAGCTTTTTTTGGTGCCTTGGCGTTTGGTTTTTCAACTTATTTGATTGTAATTCTGGGTGTTGGTCATAATGCAAAAGCACACGCCATTGCTTACATGCCATTGGTAGTTGCCGGATTTATTTTAGTTTTTCGAAAACGATATCTGCACGGTGGTATCCTGACGATGTTAGCTGTAGCCTTGGAAATCAATGCGAATCACTTTCAAATGACTTACTACTTGTTGTTTCTTTTGTTAGCGCTTGGCGTCTATTTGTTATACAAACTAATTAAAGAAAACGACTTAAAGTCATTACCTAAAATAGCCGGAACTTTTGTAGTTGCTATAGTTCTGGCCGTTGGGGTAAACGCTACGAGTTTATTGGCTACCAAAGAATACACCGACTTTAGTATGCGCGGAAAAAGTGAATTAACTTTCAATGCTGATGGCTCAAAAAATGATACCACAGCTTCGATGTCGCATGATTATATTACAGAATACAGTTATGGTATAGCCGAAAGTTTAAACCTCATAGCTCCTCGCCTTTTTGGTGGTTCTAACACTGAAAACATTGGAAAAGACAGTAAGTTATACGAGTTCATTATCAATCAAGGCGGTTCAGACGAAGATGCCAGACAATTTTCAGAATCAGCACCAACTTATTGGGGAGACCAACCCATGGTAGCTGCTCCGGCTTATATTGGCGTCATTGTTTTCTTCCTCAGTGTCTTGGCTTTATACCATGACAAACGCAAAATAAAATACGCTTTCCTAGCAGGTGCATTAGTTTCCTTATTGCTTTCTTGGGGAAAAAATTTATCGGGTTTAACCAACTTCTTTATTGAATATGTGCCGCTTTACGACAAGTTCAGAGCTGTTTCTTCGATACAAGTCATCTTGGAATTATGCCTTCCGGTTTTAGCCATAATGGGATTACAATCCTTCTTTAAAGAAACCGAAAATCAAAAAAAATCATTGCTATACACTGCAGCCACTTCTATTGGTTTGATTGTTTTATTATTTTTAGCCAAAGGGATGTTCTCTTTCGCTACAGCAAATGATAGTTATTATACACAAGCTTACGGCAAAGAAATGGGAACCGCTTTCGTAGAAGCCTTAAAAGCCGACCGTGCCAGTTTATTCATGGCCGATTTATTGCGTTCCGGATTTTTCATGGTGGTTGCTTTTGGAGCGCTTTGGTTTTATATCAAAGGAAAATTAGCACAAAACACCGCCATCATCATCGTTGGTGTTTTCATGGTAGGCGATTTATTTTTTGTTGATAAAAATTATGTAAGCAACACACCGCATCAGTTCCGAAGCGCCCGAGAAGTCGATCAGCCTTTTGAACCTACGCCTGCCGATGAAGAAATTCTGAAAGACAAATCCATTTATCGTGTATATGAATTACAAGGCAGATTGCAAGGACGAACTTCCTATTTCCACAAATCTGTCGGAGGGTATAGTGCCGTTCGACCAAGACGTTATGATCAATTATTCGATTATATCGTTGACAAAAAATTAGCTGATTTAGGGAGTAATATCGACCCAACAACTTTGTCTTTAACCAAAAATATTTCGATACTGGACGCCTTGAATATCAAGTATCTTTTGGTAGAAGTAAAAGACGGCCAAAGTGTGCCGATTACCAATCCGTTCACCAATGGCAATGCATGGTTTGTTTCTGAATTAAAAGAAGTAAAATCGGCTGACGAGGAAATGAAAGCTTTGGATAAATTGGACACCAAAAATGTGGCTGTTATTAACAAATCTGAAACACAATTGTATAAGGATACATTTGCCACAGCAGCGTATGCAGCTATAAAAGAAAACAGCTTTAAATCTGACAGCACAGCAACCATAAAATTAACTACGTACAAACCCAATCATATTGAATATACTTCAAACAATGCCAATGACGGTTTTGCCGTGTTTTCTGAAACCTATTACAAAGATGGTTGGAAAGCGACTATTGACGGAAAAGAAACGGGCATTTTCAGAGTGGATTATGTGTTACGTGGTTTAGTCATTCCAAAAGGCAATCATAAAATCGAATTCAAATTTGAACCGCAAGTAGTAAAAACAGGAAGCAGTATTGCGTTGTTTAGCTCAATCGGAATGCTTTTGGTGATTATTGGTGGAGTGTATATTGACCAGAAGAAAAAGAAGCAAGCCTAATGTCTGAGCCCAAGAAACTTTTAATCATCACTTATTATTGGCCGCCAGCCGGTGGACCGGGCGTACAGCGTTGGTTAAAGTTTGTAAAATACCTGCCCGATTTTAATGTGCAGCCCATAGTATACATTCCTGAGAATCCAACGTATCCAATTATTGATGAAGGCCTGCAAAGCGAAGTTTCGGAAAAAGCTATTATTCTAAAACACCAAATTTTTGAGCCTTATCAATTGGCGTCCTTTCTTTCAAAAAACAAAACCAAAAAAATAAGCTCCGGCATTATTCCGAATCAAAAGAAACAATCTTTTTTAGAAAGAATGTTGCTTTGGGTTCGTGGCAATATTTTTATTCCTGATGCGCGATTTCTAT
Above is a genomic segment from Flavobacterium phycosphaerae containing:
- a CDS encoding DUF4834 family protein, with protein sequence METASFSGLLETILFIFAFYYVVKFLARLFLPIMAQKMMEKAADQFQQQQQNYQQQHTSQNTNSEKPKEKKVVGEYVDFEEIE
- a CDS encoding YfhO family protein, which gives rise to MKQLQKFYPHFLAIIGFITISLIYFYPVLQGKKIFQSDIVQYTGMAKEQNDFRAEYHTEPYWTNSAFGGMPTYQMGANYPHDYIGKLDDALRFLPRPADYVFLYFLGFYALLLVFRADPLKAFFGALAFGFSTYLIVILGVGHNAKAHAIAYMPLVVAGFILVFRKRYLHGGILTMLAVALEINANHFQMTYYLLFLLLALGVYLLYKLIKENDLKSLPKIAGTFVVAIVLAVGVNATSLLATKEYTDFSMRGKSELTFNADGSKNDTTASMSHDYITEYSYGIAESLNLIAPRLFGGSNTENIGKDSKLYEFIINQGGSDEDARQFSESAPTYWGDQPMVAAPAYIGVIVFFLSVLALYHDKRKIKYAFLAGALVSLLLSWGKNLSGLTNFFIEYVPLYDKFRAVSSIQVILELCLPVLAIMGLQSFFKETENQKKSLLYTAATSIGLIVLLFLAKGMFSFATANDSYYTQAYGKEMGTAFVEALKADRASLFMADLLRSGFFMVVAFGALWFYIKGKLAQNTAIIIVGVFMVGDLFFVDKNYVSNTPHQFRSAREVDQPFEPTPADEEILKDKSIYRVYELQGRLQGRTSYFHKSVGGYSAVRPRRYDQLFDYIVDKKLADLGSNIDPTTLSLTKNISILDALNIKYLLVEVKDGQSVPITNPFTNGNAWFVSELKEVKSADEEMKALDKLDTKNVAVINKSETQLYKDTFATAAYAAIKENSFKSDSTATIKLTTYKPNHIEYTSNNANDGFAVFSETYYKDGWKATIDGKETGIFRVDYVLRGLVIPKGNHKIEFKFEPQVVKTGSSIALFSSIGMLLVIIGGVYIDQKKKKQA